A single region of the Hyphomonas adhaerens MHS-3 genome encodes:
- the rarD gene encoding EamA family transporter RarD gives MSSNQRFGFLVGLCAYFIWGSLPLYIRAMRHVLPQELLAHRVIWSVPTALLLIALAGNWRDIRAAFHWRTAKWLILSGLVIGANWGVYIWAVNADRTIEASLGYFINPLVSVLFGMVFFTETLRPAQWASVAIAAIGVAIVTVAYGHVPWIALFLCMSFASYGVIRKKMAVDSRAGFLMEVVVLVPLAMGWLAWFAQQPDGRLMGQGGWDIPLLMAAGPITAFPLILFALAAKRLKLSTIGMMQYIGPSIQFLIAVFIFREPFGLTLAIAFGFIWLALAVFTVDSMVGEAKARRLARAARPV, from the coding sequence ATGTCTTCAAACCAGCGTTTCGGATTCCTGGTTGGCCTGTGTGCCTATTTCATCTGGGGCAGCCTTCCGCTGTACATCCGGGCGATGCGGCATGTCCTGCCGCAGGAATTGCTGGCACATCGGGTGATCTGGTCCGTTCCGACGGCGCTGCTGCTGATCGCCCTGGCGGGCAACTGGCGCGACATCCGGGCGGCCTTCCATTGGCGCACGGCAAAATGGCTGATCCTTTCCGGACTGGTGATCGGGGCCAATTGGGGCGTCTATATCTGGGCCGTGAATGCCGACCGGACCATTGAGGCCTCGCTCGGCTATTTCATCAATCCGCTGGTCAGCGTGCTGTTCGGCATGGTGTTCTTCACCGAGACGCTGCGCCCGGCGCAGTGGGCATCGGTTGCGATTGCGGCAATTGGGGTGGCGATCGTGACGGTCGCTTATGGCCATGTGCCATGGATCGCCCTCTTCCTGTGCATGAGTTTCGCCTCCTACGGCGTGATCCGGAAGAAAATGGCGGTCGACAGCCGGGCCGGTTTCCTGATGGAGGTCGTCGTGCTTGTGCCGCTGGCCATGGGCTGGCTCGCCTGGTTTGCACAGCAGCCGGACGGCCGGTTGATGGGGCAGGGCGGCTGGGACATTCCGCTGTTGATGGCGGCAGGTCCGATCACGGCGTTTCCGCTGATCCTGTTTGCGCTGGCGGCCAAGCGGCTGAAACTGTCGACCATCGGCATGATGCAATATATCGGGCCCAGCATTCAGTTCCTGATCGCGGTTTTCATTTTCCGCGAGCCGTTCGGACTGACGCTTGCCATCGCCTTTGGCTTCATCTGGCTGGCGCTTGCCGTGTTCACCGTCGATTCCATGGTGGGCGAGGCAAAGGCCCGGCGGCTGGCGCGCGCGGCCCGGCCTGTCTGA
- a CDS encoding mechanosensitive ion channel family protein, whose translation MEETSPSLLNTLKFEDVLRSVQEDVAHLAAEFLSYESLWQFLAIILAGIVGFFLSRVPVTRLKKLAASRERSDVLFHAAVSSARIVWPVVTALLLWITIPVFGQFGLRNEILRVAASLLNAWIIVRLITSNIRDGLVANTLTLLAWLIAALYILRLLQPVTESLDSTIIELGGVKFSILRLLTSLAVAAFALWLGRIAGDAAQAQLRSSKKLTPSMAGLLGQVLKIAFIIIAILIALQVVGVNLTALTILSGTLGIGIGFGLQAIFSNFVSGLIILIEKSVKVGDFIELQSGVTGLVREINIRSTLVTTNDNVDILVPNEEFIKAQVINWTLREARRRVRVPFGVAYGSDKELVRKAGLEAAEEVEWTLKGMPGRTPQVWLTKFGDSALEFELVAWLTDAAVSRPARVIADYNWAIHTALEKYELEIPFPQRDLHLKSATGLNVTVETRSEKSDKAKFDSDTD comes from the coding sequence ATGGAAGAAACATCGCCCTCGCTCCTGAACACGCTGAAGTTCGAAGACGTGCTTCGCTCTGTTCAGGAAGACGTGGCCCATCTGGCAGCGGAATTCCTGTCTTATGAATCGCTCTGGCAGTTCCTGGCGATCATCCTGGCCGGGATTGTCGGATTCTTCCTCTCCCGTGTGCCGGTCACCCGGCTGAAAAAACTGGCGGCCAGCCGTGAGCGGTCGGATGTCCTGTTCCACGCCGCTGTGTCCTCGGCCCGCATCGTCTGGCCGGTGGTGACCGCGCTCCTGCTCTGGATCACGATCCCCGTCTTCGGCCAGTTCGGCCTGCGCAACGAGATCCTGCGCGTCGCTGCCAGCCTGCTGAATGCGTGGATCATCGTCCGCCTGATCACGTCAAATATCCGCGACGGGCTGGTCGCCAATACACTCACCCTGCTCGCCTGGCTGATCGCTGCGCTGTACATCCTGCGCCTGCTGCAGCCGGTGACGGAATCGCTGGACTCCACAATCATCGAACTCGGCGGGGTGAAGTTCTCGATCCTGCGCCTGCTGACCAGCCTGGCCGTGGCCGCCTTTGCGCTCTGGCTCGGCCGGATTGCCGGTGACGCGGCGCAGGCCCAATTGCGCAGTTCCAAGAAGCTGACGCCATCCATGGCCGGCCTGCTCGGCCAGGTTCTGAAGATTGCCTTCATCATCATCGCCATCCTGATCGCGCTTCAGGTGGTCGGGGTGAACCTGACCGCCCTGACCATCCTGTCCGGGACACTGGGCATCGGTATCGGCTTCGGACTGCAGGCGATCTTCTCGAACTTCGTGTCCGGCCTGATCATCCTGATCGAAAAGTCCGTGAAAGTCGGTGACTTTATCGAGCTCCAGTCCGGCGTCACCGGCCTTGTGCGCGAGATCAATATCCGTTCAACGCTGGTCACCACGAACGATAATGTCGACATCCTCGTACCCAACGAGGAGTTCATCAAGGCGCAGGTCATCAACTGGACCCTGCGCGAGGCCCGCCGCCGGGTCCGCGTGCCGTTCGGGGTCGCCTATGGCTCCGACAAGGAGCTTGTCCGCAAGGCCGGACTGGAAGCGGCTGAAGAAGTCGAATGGACTCTGAAGGGCATGCCGGGCCGCACACCGCAGGTGTGGCTGACCAAATTCGGCGACAGCGCGCTGGAATTCGAACTCGTCGCCTGGCTCACCGATGCGGCCGTCAGCCGCCCCGCCCGCGTGATCGCAGACTATAACTGGGCGATCCACACGGCGCTGGAGAAGTACGAACTCGAAATCCCCTTCCCGCAGCGCGACCTGCACCTCAAAAGCGCAACGGG